A stretch of DNA from Gottschalkia acidurici 9a:
GAATGTATGGGATTTTGCAAAAATAATTTTTAAAGACGATTTGAAAAGGTTAGAAGAAATACCTTGTTCATTATATAATTTTCACCCGGGAAGTCATACAGGGAAAGGAGTAGAGTATGGTATAGAAAGAATAACAACCATATTAAATGAAGTAATAACAGGAAATGAAAGTACTATGGTACTTTTAGAGACTATGTCCGGAAAAGGAACGGAAATAGGAAGTAATTTTGAAGAACTTAAAAGAATAATAGATAAGGTTAAATATTCAGAAATTATGGGAGTATGTTTAGATACTTGCCATTTATATTCAGCAGGATACGATATAGTAAATGATTTAGATGGAGTTTTAGAAGAGTTTGATAAAGTCATAGGAATAGAGAAGATAAAAGCAATTCATCTAAATGATAGTATGACAGAATTTAACTCTAAAAAAGATAGACATGCGAAAATAGGAGAAGGAACTATAGGACTTGAAGCTATTAAAAATATAATAAATCATCCGCAACTAAAAGAGATACCATTTTTATTAGAAACTCCAAATGAAGTAGAAGGACATAAAGAAGAAATAGAAATACTAAGAAATATTAGATTATAAGGAAGAGCTAATATGAACATAAAAAAATATATTATAGATAAGTGTAAAGAGGTAGGTATAGACATAATAGGATTTACAAACTCCAATGAATTTACAGAACTAAGTGAATTTTTGAAAAATAGAAAAGAAAAGAACTATGAGACTGAATTTGAAGAAAAAGATATAGAAAAAAGAATATCTCCTAGAAAGATAATGGGGGAAGGAGAAACAATTATAGTAATAGGAGTAAGCTATGATAAGAGCGGTGTTATGTATGAAGGAATATCTAAATCTTCAGTAGGTACAGATTATCATATAGTTTTAAATGAGAAAATGAATAAACTGATTGATGAAATAAAGAAAGTCCAAAAAGACTTCAAGTATTTTTCAGGTGTAGATACTACACCTCTGATAGATAGATATTTAGCTAAAAAGTCAGGAATAGGGTGGTTTGGACGAAACTGCTCTATTATAAATGATGAATATGGATCTTTTATTTTTATCGGATATATAATTACTAATTTAAAGTTAGAAGAAGATAGAGAAGTAGAATCTAAATGTAAAGACTGTGATTTATGTATAAGATCATGTCCTGTAGGTGCAATCAAACCAAATTATGAATTAAATGCTAAGCGTTGCATATCATATTTAACTCAAACTAAAGAAACAATTCCCTATGAATTAAGAGATAAGATGGAAAATAAAATATACGGATGTGATACTTGTCAGTTAGTTTGTCCTAAAAATAAAGATATAATAGAAAAAAGAACCTCTCAATGGGAAGGAGCATATAAGAATATAGATTTAGAGGAACTGTTTAAAATGACTAACAAAGAATTTACAGAAAAATATGGACATATGGCATTTAGTTGGAGAGGTAAAAATATAATTAAAAGAAATATTATAATAAAAATGGGTAACTTAAAGAATAAGGATTATATGAAATTACTTAAGGTTGCATTAAAAGATAATAGTCCTATGATAAGAAAATATTCTGCATGGTCTATATTAAAAATAGACTTTAATAGTGGACTAAATATATTGGAAGAACATATTAAGAATGAAAAAGATGGGGACGTAATATCAGAAATAAATAATCTTATAGACTATTTTAAAAATTTGGGGTGATTATAGTGATTATAGGATCATGTACGGTTGAGCTTATGATATATGAAGCTAATTCTTTAAAAGACAAAAGGCATGTAATAAAAAGTCTTATAGGAAAGCTACAGTCTAGATTTAACATATCTGTAGCAGAAGTAGGACTAAACGATGTATGGAGAAGCTCAATAATAGGATTTGCATGTGTAACAAATAATACTAGTCATGCTAATAAAATAATTTCCAATGTTATAAAATTTATTGGGGGAGATACTAGGGTTGAGATGACAAATCATGAGATAGAAATACTTTAATTACCAAAAGGAGATATGATACGATGAAAACACTAAAAAAACAAGAGATAAGAGAAGTTATAGATGAACTAGAAAAGCTATATCCTAATGCTGAATGTGAATTAAACTTTACAACACCATTTGAATTATTAGTAGCTACCATATTATCGGCTCAATGTACAGATAAAAGAGTTAATATAGTTACTGAGAAACTATTCAAAGACTACAATACTCCAGAAGATTTTCTAAAATTAAAAGAAGGTGAATTGGAGCTATTAATAAAAAGTACTGGATTCTATAGAAATAAAAGCAAGAGCATATTAGGTACTAGTAGAATACTAGTTGATAAATATAATTCGCAAGTACCAGACACTAGGGAAGAGCTTATGAAGCTACCAGGAGTAGGAAGAAAGACAGCTAATGTTGTTATGAGTAATGCTTTTGGAAAGGAAGCAATAGCTGTAGATACTCATGTATTTAGAGTATCTAATAGAATAGGTCTTGCTAATAGTTCAAATGTAGATAAAACAGAAGAGGATTTAATGAAAAATATTCCTGAGAATGAATGGTCAAAAGCACATCATTTACTAATTTTTCATGGACGAAGAATATGTAAAGCTAGAAACCCACAGTGTGAATTATGTCCATTAAGAGGTGTTTGTTTTTATTACAAAAAAACAGTATAATATAAACATAAAGACAAAAAACTACTTTTTAAAATAAAAACATACACTTATTGTTTTCAGGAAAGAGGTGGGAGTAATGAAAGACTCTTTAAATAATGATGAAGATGTAGTATTTTCCTTAGATATAGGAACTAGGACGGTAATAGGAATTGTAGGAATATATAAAGAAGATAAGTTAAATATCATAGCTAGTAGTATTTTAGAACATGAAAAAAGAGCCATGCATGATGGACAAATACATGATATAAATAGTGTTGTAAAAGTAGCTAACAAAGTGAAAGAAGATTTAGAATCGCAGATAGGATTTAACTTAAAAGAAGTTTCTATAGCTGCTGCCGGAAGAGCTTTAGAAACCAATAGAGCTAAGGTTAAAAGGGACATAGACTTCACTAGAGAAATAAATAATGAAATTATAAAAAGTACAGAATTAGAAGCAGTGCAAAAAGCTCAGGATGATCTAAAAAATAAGCTTAAATTAGAAAATAGTAAGTATTATTGTGTAGGATATACTGCAGTAAGCTATTTTTTAGATGATATATTAATTGAAAATTTAGAAGGACATAAAGGAGATAACATAACTGTAGAGATTATAGCTACCTTTTTACCACATACAGTAATAGATAGTCTTACTACAGTTGTCGATAGATTGGGTCTAGAAGTTACGAATATGACATTAGAGCCAATAGCAGCATTAAATGTAGCTGTTAAGAAAAACTTAAGACTTTTAAATATAGCATTAATAGATGTTGGAGCAGGAACTTCAG
This window harbors:
- a CDS encoding deoxyribonuclease IV, coding for MYLGCHLTISKGFLSAGEVAKSIGANTFQFFTRNPRGGKAKELDRSDINNLELFMKENDFGKLLAHAPYTLNMASYKENVWDFAKIIFKDDLKRLEEIPCSLYNFHPGSHTGKGVEYGIERITTILNEVITGNESTMVLLETMSGKGTEIGSNFEELKRIIDKVKYSEIMGVCLDTCHLYSAGYDIVNDLDGVLEEFDKVIGIEKIKAIHLNDSMTEFNSKKDRHAKIGEGTIGLEAIKNIINHPQLKEIPFLLETPNEVEGHKEEIEILRNIRL
- the queG gene encoding tRNA epoxyqueuosine(34) reductase QueG; protein product: MNIKKYIIDKCKEVGIDIIGFTNSNEFTELSEFLKNRKEKNYETEFEEKDIEKRISPRKIMGEGETIIVIGVSYDKSGVMYEGISKSSVGTDYHIVLNEKMNKLIDEIKKVQKDFKYFSGVDTTPLIDRYLAKKSGIGWFGRNCSIINDEYGSFIFIGYIITNLKLEEDREVESKCKDCDLCIRSCPVGAIKPNYELNAKRCISYLTQTKETIPYELRDKMENKIYGCDTCQLVCPKNKDIIEKRTSQWEGAYKNIDLEELFKMTNKEFTEKYGHMAFSWRGKNIIKRNIIIKMGNLKNKDYMKLLKVALKDNSPMIRKYSAWSILKIDFNSGLNILEEHIKNEKDGDVISEINNLIDYFKNLG
- a CDS encoding DUF503 domain-containing protein is translated as MIIGSCTVELMIYEANSLKDKRHVIKSLIGKLQSRFNISVAEVGLNDVWRSSIIGFACVTNNTSHANKIISNVIKFIGGDTRVEMTNHEIEIL
- the nth gene encoding endonuclease III, whose protein sequence is MKTLKKQEIREVIDELEKLYPNAECELNFTTPFELLVATILSAQCTDKRVNIVTEKLFKDYNTPEDFLKLKEGELELLIKSTGFYRNKSKSILGTSRILVDKYNSQVPDTREELMKLPGVGRKTANVVMSNAFGKEAIAVDTHVFRVSNRIGLANSSNVDKTEEDLMKNIPENEWSKAHHLLIFHGRRICKARNPQCELCPLRGVCFYYKKTV